TCAGAATGGATGTTGTTACTGTTATCGCTGTAATCTAATTCCAGTGATACGGCGCGGTAACCCACTTGAAAAGTTACGTCTAATGCTAAGTTTTCCATTAGGCTATACGTGACCACAGCTTGATAATCTGTCAGTGTATTATCATCCAAGCTCAAATAACTGCCTTCTACATAAGCCCCAAAGCCGGTAAAAGGAATGCCCAATGCTAATCTAGAATACAACATAGGCACAGGCACTGAAAAGTCTATATTTGCAGTTCGATCAGGATCAGCTTTATCATCCGTCACCATAAACTCACCATCTAAATATTTAGCGTTAATACCAAAATCAAAACTAATAAGATCATTGTCGAAAAATTCATAATACAAAATAATGTCAGTGGCGGTTAATTGAATGTCTGCGTTGACTTCTGAGTTACTGGAATATAATTTACCACCAAAGTTAAAATTTGATTCTAATGTGACATCCCCGTCAGTGCTCATATCAGTTCTTTGAACTTTTATATTTGGTATAAGGGGAATAGGGTGTTCGAATGCCACATAAATATTAGATTGGGCTTTATCTTCAAAATTAAAATCTCTATTGTCACCACCGTCAGAAAAACCGCCTGTAGTTTCCATATTCCAACCTTGTGCGCCTGCGTATAACCCTAATAGTGTGTCTGCTTGACTAGAAAAGCTAGAACACAAAGTAACTATACCTAAAGTAATCGCTGTTTTTTTCATTGTTTATCCTTGATTTAACAATTCGCTGAGTTCAATTAATGCTGCATTTGCTCGAGATATATAGTTTGCCATAACTAAAGAGTGATTGGCTAACATGCCAAATCCGCTGCCGTTTAATACAATTGGGCTCCATAGTGATTCTTGGGTGGCTTCTAATTCACGAATAATTTGTTGCAGACTAACTTTAGCATTTTTCTTTTCGAGCACATCAGCAAAGTCTACTTCTACACCTTTTAAAAAGTGCAATAAGGCCCAACTGGCGCCCCTAGCTTCATAAAAATTATCGTCTAACTGCCACCAACTGGTTTTTTCACTTTGCTTGTTGGCTGAAGGAGTTGATTGCAGTGCTTGTGCGTCTCCAGCTAAGTTGGTGTCTAGGCGTTCTTGGCCCACACTGACACTT
The sequence above is a segment of the Paraglaciecola sp. L3A3 genome. Coding sequences within it:
- a CDS encoding TIGR04219 family outer membrane beta-barrel protein, coding for MKKTAITLGIVTLCSSFSSQADTLLGLYAGAQGWNMETTGGFSDGGDNRDFNFEDKAQSNIYVAFEHPIPLIPNIKVQRTDMSTDGDVTLESNFNFGGKLYSSNSEVNADIQLTATDIILYYEFFDNDLISFDFGINAKYLDGEFMVTDDKADPDRTANIDFSVPVPMLYSRLALGIPFTGFGAYVEGSYLSLDDNTLTDYQAVVTYSLMENLALDVTFQVGYRAVSLELDYSDNSNNIHSDLEFKGPFAGLEVHF